The Deltaproteobacteria bacterium genome includes a region encoding these proteins:
- a CDS encoding YdcF family protein encodes MRRRRLLLALLLLLPLADLIATLLYLRHVEAAQAAGAPPARADAAVVFFGDSIDEHTLNEDTRQRVDHAASLYREGRVGEVICVGGNLPWLDFAGSELMKARLIEQGVPAERISLEHDSRDTLGNLEAAAAQLHARGRRSAILVSTRLHLYRIARWNELEGLRFFASASDPADAGLLERWWPVHHEWAAFTLRTLFSEEGYQRVTELARRLDL; translated from the coding sequence ATGCGCCGCCGTCGCCTCCTCCTCGCCCTGCTGCTCCTGCTGCCCCTCGCCGATCTGATCGCGACGCTGCTCTACCTGCGCCACGTCGAGGCGGCGCAGGCCGCGGGGGCGCCGCCGGCGAGGGCCGACGCGGCGGTGGTCTTCTTCGGGGACTCGATCGACGAACACACCCTGAACGAGGACACCCGGCAGCGGGTCGACCACGCCGCCTCCCTCTACCGGGAGGGTCGGGTGGGGGAGGTGATCTGCGTCGGGGGAAACCTCCCCTGGCTGGACTTCGCCGGCTCCGAGTTGATGAAGGCGCGGCTGATCGAGCAGGGCGTGCCCGCCGAGAGGATCAGCCTGGAGCACGACTCCCGCGACACCCTCGGGAACCTGGAGGCCGCCGCCGCCCAGCTCCACGCCCGCGGCCGCCGCAGCGCCATCCTGGTGAGCACCCGCCTCCACCTCTACCGCATCGCCCGGTGGAACGAGCTCGAGGGGCTGCGCTTCTTCGCCTCGGCCTCGGATCCCGCCGACGCCGGGCTCCTCGAGCGCTGGTGGCCGGTCCACCACGAGTGGGCCGCCTTCACCTTGCGCACCCTCTTCAGCGAGGAGGGCTACCAGCGGGTCACGGAGCTGGCCCGGAGGCTCGATCTCTGA
- a CDS encoding type II CAAX endopeptidase family protein — protein sequence MDEHEHGVEAGQPLPPRLTARLIIVFYGLMIGLALLLGWLFDVPSLFHLPGGAKLLPEGPLSWGAGIALGLVAHGLGELARRRFEWAQSFHQRMAELLGPVSHPWVVVAAASSGFAEELLFRGALLPITGLWFQAFLFGLVHVGPDRSMRFWPYYAAVMGVLFGVLYQQSGSLLPPVLAHFTVNYFGLSVLIRDRASGPAP from the coding sequence GTGGACGAGCACGAGCACGGGGTGGAGGCGGGGCAGCCCTTGCCCCCGAGGCTGACGGCCCGCCTGATCATCGTCTTCTACGGCCTGATGATCGGGTTGGCCCTCCTGCTGGGCTGGCTCTTCGACGTGCCCTCCCTCTTCCACCTCCCGGGCGGTGCGAAGCTGCTGCCCGAGGGGCCGCTCTCCTGGGGCGCCGGCATCGCCCTGGGGCTGGTGGCCCACGGCCTCGGCGAGCTGGCCCGGCGGCGCTTCGAGTGGGCCCAGTCCTTCCACCAGCGGATGGCCGAGCTCCTCGGGCCGGTGAGCCACCCCTGGGTGGTGGTGGCGGCGGCGAGCAGCGGCTTCGCCGAGGAGCTGCTCTTCCGCGGCGCGCTCCTGCCCATCACCGGCCTGTGGTTCCAGGCCTTCCTCTTCGGCCTGGTGCACGTCGGCCCCGACCGCAGCATGCGCTTCTGGCCCTACTACGCCGCGGTGATGGGCGTGCTCTTCGGCGTGCTCTACCAGCAGTCGGGCAGCCTCCTGCCGCCGGTGCTCGCCCACTTCACCGTGAACTACTTCGGGCTCTCGGTGCTGATCAGAGATCGAGCCTCCGGGCCAGCTCCGTGA
- a CDS encoding anthranilate synthase component I family protein yields MSAPAQSEGGSTLEPSPRGALRALAGRPGALLLQEGPITLLSCDPAETLRVEAGEAVLPALEGILADRSSGDLWCLALSYEAGRALVPGGGEAPPGESVPRLLAHRYRAWLELRPGEAAPRPRGEPEAREALLSLLGGAPPVPAGQSEGAARRDLDEAAYAERFARIQEALAAGRYYQLNLTTAHRARWEGDPLAFFERLVGAGELPLRAGYLDAGDRVIASASPELLVEYEPATGVAVSAPIKGTCANEGSDAERRRRFERLRRDPKERAEHIMIVDLVRNDLGRVCRPGSVRPRQLFERLVSGPVQHLVTHVEGLLSPDHSTLELLQALLPGGSVTGAPKIAAMRAIEALEVAPRGYYCGAFGRVGPAGALSLTLPIRTATLTRAGDGRWEVEYPSGGGIVAGASMERELAELELKAARFRGALE; encoded by the coding sequence GTGAGCGCGCCCGCCCAGTCCGAAGGAGGCTCCACCCTGGAGCCGAGCCCCCGGGGAGCGCTGCGCGCGCTGGCGGGCCGCCCCGGCGCGCTGCTGCTCCAGGAAGGGCCGATCACCCTCCTCTCCTGCGATCCCGCCGAGACCCTGCGGGTGGAGGCCGGCGAGGCCGTGCTGCCGGCCCTCGAGGGGATCCTGGCGGATCGCTCCTCCGGGGACCTCTGGTGCCTGGCCCTCTCCTACGAGGCCGGGCGCGCCCTCGTGCCGGGCGGGGGAGAGGCGCCGCCGGGCGAGTCGGTCCCCCGCCTGCTGGCCCACCGCTACCGGGCCTGGCTGGAGCTGCGGCCGGGTGAGGCCGCGCCCCGCCCCCGGGGCGAGCCAGAGGCCCGCGAGGCCCTCCTCTCCCTCCTCGGCGGGGCGCCGCCGGTGCCCGCCGGGCAGAGCGAGGGGGCGGCCCGGCGCGATCTCGACGAGGCCGCCTACGCCGAGCGCTTCGCGCGGATCCAGGAGGCGCTGGCCGCCGGCCGCTACTACCAGCTCAACCTCACCACCGCCCACCGCGCCCGCTGGGAGGGCGACCCCCTGGCCTTCTTCGAGCGGCTGGTGGGCGCGGGCGAGCTGCCCCTCCGGGCCGGCTACCTCGACGCGGGGGATCGGGTCATCGCCTCGGCCAGCCCCGAGCTGCTCGTCGAGTACGAGCCGGCCACCGGCGTGGCGGTCTCGGCGCCGATCAAGGGGACCTGCGCCAACGAGGGGAGCGACGCCGAGCGCCGCCGCCGCTTCGAGCGCCTGCGCCGCGACCCGAAGGAGCGGGCCGAGCACATCATGATCGTCGATCTGGTCCGCAACGATCTGGGCCGGGTCTGCCGGCCGGGCAGCGTGCGGCCGCGCCAGCTCTTCGAGCGGCTGGTCAGCGGTCCGGTGCAGCACCTCGTCACCCACGTGGAGGGCCTGCTCTCCCCCGACCACTCGACCCTCGAGCTCCTGCAGGCCCTGCTGCCCGGGGGCTCGGTGACCGGCGCGCCGAAGATCGCGGCGATGCGCGCCATCGAGGCGCTGGAGGTCGCGCCCCGGGGCTACTACTGCGGGGCCTTCGGTCGGGTGGGGCCGGCCGGGGCGCTCTCGCTCACCCTGCCGATCCGGACGGCGACGCTCACCCGGGCCGGGGACGGGCGCTGGGAGGTCGAGTACCCCAGCGGCGGTGGGATCGTCGCGGGCGCCTCGATGGAGCGGGAGCTGGCCGAGCTTGAGCTGAAGGCGGCACGCTTCAGAGGAGCGCTCGAGTGA
- a CDS encoding DsbA family protein, translating into MLVTRIVALLSLALLLTACPDPKRSAAGLEKKEPPAARGAHSPALPTAGEDPASVVAKIGERKVTLGEVDELAMAELVGAEREFQRKKFEIRVSVLEELLVKELLDAEAKKRGLKDMEALVEAAVEKGTPLPGDEEVAAFWEKAKSDPRMGAASFEDVKPQIVGFLHQQKKQEAFGKLVESLRDGADVQMMLLPPRIQVEAKGPQTGKDDAPITIVEWSDFECPYCSRAEPVVQQVRTIYGEKVRVLFRHFPLPFHANAGKAAEAAACADDQGKFWKMHEVLFANQKALQVEQLKIHARTIEGMDAEKFDACLDSGEKAKLVEEDLAAGKAVGVTGTPAFFVNGIELSGAQPLEKFKEVIDRELAALETK; encoded by the coding sequence GTGCTCGTCACCCGCATCGTCGCCCTGCTCTCCCTCGCCCTCCTCCTCACGGCCTGCCCCGATCCGAAGCGCAGCGCCGCCGGCCTCGAGAAGAAGGAGCCCCCCGCCGCCCGCGGCGCGCACTCGCCGGCGCTGCCCACCGCCGGTGAGGACCCTGCGAGCGTCGTCGCCAAGATCGGCGAGCGGAAGGTCACCCTCGGCGAGGTCGACGAGCTGGCGATGGCCGAGCTGGTCGGCGCCGAGCGCGAGTTCCAGCGCAAGAAGTTCGAGATCCGGGTGTCCGTGCTGGAGGAGCTGCTGGTGAAGGAGCTCCTCGACGCCGAGGCCAAGAAGCGCGGGCTGAAGGACATGGAGGCCCTCGTCGAGGCCGCCGTCGAGAAGGGGACGCCCCTGCCCGGCGACGAGGAGGTCGCCGCCTTCTGGGAGAAGGCCAAGAGCGACCCCCGGATGGGCGCCGCGAGCTTCGAGGACGTGAAGCCCCAGATCGTCGGCTTCCTCCACCAGCAGAAGAAGCAGGAGGCCTTCGGCAAGCTCGTCGAGTCGCTCCGCGACGGGGCCGACGTGCAGATGATGCTCCTGCCCCCGCGGATCCAGGTCGAGGCCAAGGGTCCTCAGACCGGGAAGGACGACGCGCCGATCACCATCGTCGAGTGGTCCGACTTCGAGTGCCCCTACTGCAGCCGCGCCGAGCCGGTCGTGCAGCAGGTGCGCACGATCTACGGCGAGAAGGTGCGCGTGCTCTTCCGCCACTTCCCGCTGCCCTTCCACGCCAACGCCGGCAAGGCGGCCGAGGCGGCGGCCTGCGCCGACGACCAGGGCAAGTTCTGGAAGATGCACGAGGTGCTCTTCGCCAACCAGAAGGCCCTCCAGGTGGAGCAGCTGAAGATCCACGCCCGCACCATCGAGGGGATGGACGCCGAGAAGTTCGACGCCTGCCTCGACAGTGGCGAGAAGGCGAAGCTGGTCGAAGAGGATCTGGCGGCCGGCAAGGCCGTGGGCGTGACCGGCACCCCGGCCTTCTTCGTCAACGGCATCGAGCTCTCCGGCGCCCAGCCGCTGGAGAAGTTCAAGGAAGTCATCGATCGCGAGCTGGCCGCGCTCGAGACCAAGTAG
- a CDS encoding proline--tRNA ligase: protein MRLTRSFVPTLKEAPSDAVVPSHILLVRAGFIRQLAAGIYSMLPLGWRVMRKIEKIVREEMDGIGAQEFHLPAIHPREIWDDSGRWDVMGPNMFRLQDRGGRDLCLGMTHEEVFTEIARKELRSYRDLPQVWYQIQTKFRDEPRPKAGLLRVREFTMKDAYSFDVEAAGLDVAYDAQRDAYKRIFERCGLTYHMVQAYSGAMGGRESAEFMVETDAGEDLVAACDACDYAANTEKAVGHLPEPGDPDACPEPEKFATPGLETIDQLAEAFPEVAPPDRQIKTLIYRVEDDLRIFLLRGDHELNEAKLAGATGTEVFRPATREEIVEALGAEPGSLGGVKFDKLPITADTCLKGRRDMVTGANETGFHLKHVDVARDIPVKAFADLRTVTAGEGCPQCEEGKLRIFKALEIGHIFKLGTRYSESMGATILDHDGKELPIVMGSYGIGVGRILASAVELHHDEDGIRWPAAIAPAQVHIAPLQMKDDAVREKGEELYQAFTAAGLEAILDDREERAGVKFKDADLLGVPWRIAIGKRGLDEGVVELKARAGSEVEKVDASPEALVALLKERLAS from the coding sequence ATGCGCCTGACCCGCAGCTTCGTCCCCACCCTGAAGGAGGCACCCAGCGACGCCGTGGTGCCCAGCCACATCCTCCTGGTGCGCGCCGGCTTCATCCGCCAGCTCGCCGCCGGCATCTACTCGATGCTGCCGCTCGGCTGGCGGGTGATGCGCAAGATCGAGAAGATCGTGCGCGAGGAGATGGACGGCATCGGCGCGCAGGAGTTCCACCTGCCGGCGATCCACCCCCGGGAGATCTGGGACGACTCCGGCCGCTGGGACGTGATGGGGCCGAACATGTTCCGGCTGCAGGATCGCGGCGGCCGTGACCTCTGCCTCGGCATGACCCACGAGGAGGTCTTCACCGAGATCGCCCGCAAGGAGCTGCGCTCGTACCGGGACCTGCCGCAGGTCTGGTACCAGATCCAGACCAAGTTCCGGGACGAGCCGCGGCCCAAGGCCGGCCTCTTGCGGGTGCGCGAGTTCACCATGAAGGACGCCTACTCCTTCGACGTGGAGGCCGCCGGCCTCGACGTGGCCTACGACGCCCAGCGCGACGCCTACAAGCGGATCTTCGAGCGCTGCGGCCTGACCTACCACATGGTGCAGGCCTACTCCGGCGCCATGGGCGGCCGGGAGTCGGCCGAGTTCATGGTCGAGACCGACGCCGGTGAGGATCTGGTCGCCGCCTGCGATGCCTGCGACTACGCCGCCAACACCGAGAAGGCCGTGGGGCACCTGCCCGAGCCGGGGGATCCCGACGCCTGCCCCGAGCCGGAGAAGTTCGCGACCCCGGGTCTCGAGACCATCGACCAGCTGGCCGAGGCCTTCCCCGAGGTGGCCCCGCCCGACCGGCAGATCAAGACCCTGATCTACCGGGTCGAGGACGACCTGCGGATCTTCCTCCTGAGGGGCGATCACGAGCTCAACGAGGCCAAGCTCGCCGGCGCCACCGGCACCGAGGTCTTCCGGCCCGCCACCCGCGAGGAGATCGTCGAGGCCCTCGGCGCCGAGCCGGGCTCCCTCGGCGGGGTGAAGTTCGACAAGCTGCCCATCACCGCCGACACCTGCCTGAAGGGCCGCCGGGACATGGTCACCGGCGCCAACGAGACCGGCTTCCACCTCAAGCACGTGGACGTGGCCCGGGACATCCCGGTGAAGGCCTTCGCCGACCTGCGCACGGTGACCGCCGGCGAGGGCTGCCCCCAGTGCGAGGAGGGCAAGCTGCGGATCTTCAAGGCCCTGGAGATCGGCCACATCTTCAAGCTCGGCACCCGCTACAGCGAGTCGATGGGCGCCACCATCCTCGACCACGATGGCAAGGAGCTGCCCATCGTCATGGGCTCCTACGGCATCGGCGTCGGGCGGATCCTGGCCTCGGCGGTGGAGCTCCACCACGACGAGGACGGCATCCGCTGGCCGGCGGCGATCGCCCCGGCGCAGGTGCACATCGCGCCCCTGCAGATGAAGGACGACGCGGTGAGGGAGAAGGGCGAGGAGCTCTACCAGGCCTTCACCGCCGCGGGCCTCGAGGCCATCCTCGACGACCGGGAGGAGCGGGCCGGCGTGAAGTTCAAGGACGCCGACCTCCTCGGCGTGCCCTGGCGGATCGCCATCGGCAAGCGGGGCCTGGACGAGGGCGTGGTCGAGCTGAAGGCCCGCGCCGGCAGCGAGGTCGAGAAGGTCGACGCCTCCCCCGAGGCGCTGGTGGCCCTCCTGAAGGAGCGGCTCGCCTCGTGA
- the pyrF gene encoding orotidine-5'-phosphate decarboxylase: MVALDFDRGEPAVALAGKLAGKVGGVKVGLELYLSEGQQIVRELGAAGHRIFLDLKLHDIPNTVAGAARVAGSLGVWLLTVHASGGEAMVRAAVEAAAEGAAAVGEEPPRIMAVTVLTSLSDDDLGALGVEGGATETALRWARLARGAGAAGVICSPREAAAMREALGADALIVTPGVRPPGSAVGDQARVATPAEAVAAGADHLVVGRPIRAAEDPVAAAEAIAASL, translated from the coding sequence ATCGTCGCCCTCGACTTCGATCGGGGCGAGCCCGCGGTGGCCCTGGCCGGGAAGCTGGCGGGCAAGGTCGGCGGGGTGAAGGTGGGCCTCGAGCTCTACCTCTCCGAGGGCCAGCAGATCGTCCGCGAGCTCGGGGCCGCCGGGCACCGCATCTTCCTGGACCTCAAGCTGCACGACATCCCCAACACCGTGGCGGGCGCCGCCCGGGTCGCCGGCTCCCTCGGGGTCTGGCTGCTCACCGTGCACGCCTCGGGCGGCGAGGCCATGGTCCGCGCCGCCGTCGAGGCCGCGGCCGAGGGGGCCGCCGCGGTGGGCGAGGAGCCGCCGAGGATCATGGCGGTCACCGTGCTGACCTCCCTCTCGGACGACGACCTCGGCGCCCTGGGAGTGGAGGGCGGCGCCACCGAGACCGCCCTGCGCTGGGCGCGCCTCGCCCGGGGCGCGGGCGCCGCGGGCGTCATCTGCTCGCCGCGGGAGGCCGCCGCCATGCGGGAGGCGCTCGGGGCGGACGCGCTGATCGTCACCCCGGGCGTCCGGCCGCCGGGCAGCGCCGTCGGCGATCAGGCCCGGGTGGCCACCCCCGCCGAGGCCGTGGCCGCCGGGGCCGACCACCTCGTCGTGGGCCGGCCGATCCGCGCCGCCGAGGATCCGGTGGCGGCGGCCGAGGCCATCGCCGCGAGTCTCTGA